A single genomic interval of Nonomuraea rubra harbors:
- a CDS encoding epoxide hydrolase family protein, with product MDPFVIDISQDRLDDLRERLDRTLWPDAVDGAGWSYGVPPEAVRELAAYWRDGYSWRAHEARLNELPQYTTEIDGQRVHFAHVRSARPGALPLLMTHGWPSSFADFARVAGPLSRDFHLVIPSIPNFAFSGPARSAGWGVRRVAAAWVTLMDRLGYGRFGVQGGDFGSLISAATGRAAPGRVVGVHLNASVTAFPTDDLSGLTEEERARAAGVEEWQEISGYAVIQGTRPQTLAYGLTDSPAGLLAWNLDAFSSWGQDAFSSWGQDAGGLQADDILTNVAIYWFTGTAGTSGRLYKESGPDWAPPAEPDSTPTGIAVFPGDTTVRRYAEQVHNVVHWSEFSRGGHYAALQAPDLLAEDVRAFFAGLA from the coding sequence ATGGACCCATTCGTGATCGACATCTCCCAGGACCGGCTCGACGATCTGCGCGAGCGCCTGGACAGGACCCTCTGGCCGGACGCCGTCGACGGCGCCGGCTGGTCGTACGGGGTGCCGCCGGAGGCGGTGCGGGAGCTGGCCGCGTACTGGCGGGACGGCTACTCCTGGCGGGCGCACGAGGCGCGGCTGAACGAGCTGCCGCAGTACACGACCGAGATCGACGGGCAGCGGGTGCACTTCGCGCACGTCCGCTCGGCCCGGCCCGGCGCGCTGCCGCTGCTGATGACGCACGGCTGGCCCAGCTCGTTCGCGGACTTCGCGCGCGTGGCCGGGCCGCTCAGCCGGGACTTCCACCTGGTCATCCCGTCCATCCCGAACTTCGCGTTCTCCGGCCCCGCCCGCTCGGCGGGCTGGGGCGTGCGGCGGGTGGCCGCCGCGTGGGTCACGCTGATGGACCGGCTGGGGTACGGCCGGTTCGGCGTGCAGGGCGGCGACTTCGGCTCGCTGATCTCGGCGGCGACCGGCCGCGCCGCGCCCGGCCGGGTGGTGGGGGTGCACCTGAACGCCTCGGTGACCGCGTTCCCCACCGACGACCTGTCGGGGCTGACGGAGGAGGAACGGGCGCGGGCCGCCGGCGTCGAAGAGTGGCAGGAGATCTCCGGATACGCCGTGATCCAGGGGACGCGGCCGCAGACCCTCGCCTACGGCCTGACCGACTCCCCCGCCGGGCTGCTCGCCTGGAACCTGGACGCCTTCTCCTCCTGGGGCCAGGACGCCTTCTCCTCCTGGGGCCAGGACGCCGGCGGGCTCCAGGCCGACGACATCCTGACCAACGTGGCCATCTACTGGTTCACCGGCACCGCGGGCACGTCGGGCCGCCTGTACAAGGAGAGCGGCCCCGACTGGGCGCCGCCCGCCGAGCCGGACAGCACGCCCACCGGGATCGCGGTCTTCCCCGGCGACACCACCGTGCGCCGCTACGCTGAGCAGGTGCACAACGTGGTGCACTGGTCGGAGTTCTCCCGTGGCGGGCACTACGCCGCGCTCCAGGCGCCCGACCTGCTCGCCGAGGACGTGCGGGCGTTCTTCGCCGGGCTGGCCTGA
- a CDS encoding type II toxin-antitoxin system PemK/MazF family toxin yields MRDLGEDPRPVRGAVREIHSLREAVTLAYSPDLDGLADPGEIVWAWVPYEEDPARGKDRPLLVVGRTGRRLLGMMLSSKGDDGPDWLELGEWGRDGRVSYVRLDRVFVLDEDDIRREGAVLDGERFARVAARLMKTHGWGA; encoded by the coding sequence ATGCGCGATCTAGGTGAGGATCCCCGGCCGGTCCGGGGTGCGGTACGCGAGATCCACTCCCTGCGGGAGGCCGTCACCCTGGCCTACTCCCCCGACCTCGACGGCCTGGCCGACCCGGGCGAGATCGTCTGGGCGTGGGTGCCGTACGAGGAGGACCCGGCGCGGGGCAAGGACCGGCCGCTGCTGGTCGTGGGGCGTACGGGCCGCAGGCTGCTGGGCATGATGCTCTCCAGCAAGGGCGACGACGGGCCCGACTGGCTGGAGCTGGGCGAGTGGGGGCGGGACGGCCGGGTGTCGTACGTGCGGCTGGACCGGGTGTTCGTGCTGGACGAGGACGACATCAGGCGCGAGGGCGCGGTGCTCGACGGCGAGCGGTTCGCCCGGGTCGCCGCCAGGCTCATGAAGACCCACGGATGGGGGGCCTGA
- a CDS encoding VOC family protein encodes MSAGRRASPLIRKIDSVAVPVPDLEAGLRFYRDRLGHELLWRNDELGQAGLALPDSDAELVLSTGPDLAPAWLVESADEAAAEVVAAGGRTLAEPADIPVGRVTVVADPFGNALVLLDLSKGRYTTDETGSVTGVTGPGEV; translated from the coding sequence TTGAGCGCGGGCCGGCGGGCGTCCCCGCTGATCAGGAAGATCGACTCGGTCGCCGTCCCGGTACCCGACCTGGAGGCCGGGCTCCGGTTCTACCGGGACCGGCTGGGGCACGAGCTGCTGTGGCGCAACGACGAGCTGGGGCAGGCCGGGCTCGCGCTGCCCGACAGCGACGCGGAGCTCGTCCTGTCCACCGGCCCCGATCTGGCGCCCGCCTGGCTGGTCGAATCGGCGGACGAGGCCGCAGCCGAGGTGGTCGCGGCGGGCGGGCGGACGCTGGCCGAGCCCGCCGACATCCCGGTCGGCAGGGTGACGGTGGTGGCCGACCCGTTCGGGAACGCCCTGGTGCTGCTCGACCTGTCCAAAGGGCGGTACACGACCGACGAGACCGGCTCGGTGACAGGCGTCACCGGCCCCGGCGAGGTGTGA
- a CDS encoding SMI1/KNR4 family protein, whose amino-acid sequence MVGVNTDHASPGDLAALRAAFPGGGPPLGWDAVRAFEAGHGIVLPEPYRTFVAEICDGSYTGPPDFGLEPLAELPDDWGDDRPERVPAEPFPLTEPWVWEDDPRPEEEIEALLGPVYDHGSIVLGTDGCGMYWHLIVTGPHRGHIWNITGEGAAPFGAEFGHTTADPGFAGWVRHWAEGRPWYDA is encoded by the coding sequence ATGGTGGGTGTGAACACCGACCACGCGAGCCCCGGCGACCTCGCCGCCCTGCGCGCGGCCTTCCCCGGCGGCGGGCCGCCCCTGGGATGGGACGCCGTGCGCGCCTTCGAGGCCGGGCACGGGATCGTGCTGCCCGAGCCATACCGCACGTTCGTGGCCGAGATCTGCGACGGCTCCTACACGGGCCCGCCGGACTTCGGGCTGGAGCCGCTGGCCGAGCTGCCCGACGACTGGGGCGACGACCGGCCCGAGCGGGTGCCCGCCGAGCCGTTCCCGCTGACGGAGCCGTGGGTGTGGGAGGACGACCCGCGCCCGGAGGAGGAGATCGAGGCGCTGCTCGGGCCGGTGTACGACCACGGCTCGATCGTGCTGGGCACGGACGGGTGCGGCATGTACTGGCACCTGATCGTCACCGGCCCGCACCGCGGCCACATCTGGAACATCACCGGCGAGGGCGCCGCCCCGTTCGGCGCCGAGTTCGGCCACACCACGGCCGATCCGGGCTTCGCCGGCTGGGTACGGCACTGGGCCGAGGGCAGGCCCTGGTACGACGCGTGA
- a CDS encoding MarR family winged helix-turn-helix transcriptional regulator produces the protein MTANGGAPDAFELMVMMRALNVESDRFAERFAALHRLHRTDLNALVAILDAAHAGTPLTPGGLGAALNLSPPATTALIDRLEQAGHVERRRSATDRRKVEVVLNEQAAELARRFFAPLGRHLTEAIEAFTADERRVIGRFLDSGIQATAAARLEAGDQEGKTAASSGTRAR, from the coding sequence ATGACAGCGAACGGGGGCGCGCCTGACGCGTTCGAGCTGATGGTGATGATGCGGGCGCTGAACGTGGAGAGCGACCGGTTCGCCGAACGGTTCGCCGCCCTGCACCGGCTGCACCGTACGGACCTCAACGCCCTCGTCGCCATCCTCGACGCGGCGCACGCCGGCACGCCGCTCACCCCGGGCGGCCTGGGCGCGGCGCTCAACCTGAGCCCGCCCGCCACCACCGCGCTGATCGACCGGCTGGAGCAGGCCGGGCACGTCGAGCGGCGGCGCAGCGCCACCGACCGGCGCAAGGTCGAGGTGGTGCTCAACGAGCAGGCCGCCGAGCTCGCCCGCCGCTTCTTCGCCCCGCTCGGGCGGCACCTGACGGAGGCCATCGAGGCGTTCACGGCCGACGAGCGGCGGGTCATCGGGCGCTTCCTGGACAGCGGCATCCAGGCCACGGCGGCGGCCAGGCTGGAGGCCGGGGATCAGGAGGGGAAGACGGCCGCCAGCTCGGGGACGCGCGCGCGGTAG
- a CDS encoding 6-phospho-beta-glucosidase — protein MRLAVLGGGGFRVPLVYGALLRDTAEPRVEEVVLYDVSPGRLEAVSHVLRGLAAGHDDPPAVSTTTDLDTALRGADFVFSAIRVGGLAGRTADERVALELGLVGQETTGAGGVAYGLRTVPVAVRVAERVATLAPDAWVINFTNPAGMVTEAMRRVLGDRVIGICDSPLGLVRRAAAALGLDPARVSPGYVGLNHLGWLRGLTFEGRDVLPRLLADDDLLGRVEEARLFGPDWVRALGAMPNEYLYYYYFTREAVAAGSGRTRGESLLEQQDRFYAAALARPAEATAAWARARRERDSTYMAEARDTTGAGERSAADLEAGGYEGIALALMAAIARGEPATMILNVRNGTAVPGLPEEAVVEVPCAVDAAGARPLAAGPLPGPFLGLMQQVKAVEQTAIEAALTGSSRLAVAAFAQHPLVDSVTTARLLLDGYRARVPELAAVFPS, from the coding sequence ATGAGGCTGGCCGTTCTCGGCGGCGGGGGGTTCCGGGTCCCGCTGGTGTACGGCGCGCTGCTGCGCGACACCGCCGAGCCGCGGGTGGAGGAGGTGGTGCTGTACGACGTGTCTCCCGGGCGGCTGGAGGCCGTCTCGCACGTGCTGCGTGGCCTGGCCGCGGGCCACGACGACCCGCCGGCCGTCAGCACCACGACCGACCTCGACACGGCGCTGCGCGGGGCGGACTTCGTCTTCTCCGCCATCCGGGTGGGCGGGCTGGCGGGCCGCACCGCCGACGAGCGGGTGGCGCTGGAGCTGGGCCTGGTCGGGCAGGAGACGACCGGGGCGGGCGGCGTCGCGTACGGGCTGCGTACGGTGCCGGTCGCGGTCCGGGTGGCGGAGCGGGTGGCCACGCTCGCGCCGGACGCGTGGGTGATCAACTTCACCAACCCCGCCGGGATGGTCACCGAGGCGATGCGGCGGGTGCTCGGCGACCGCGTGATCGGCATCTGCGACTCGCCCCTCGGGCTGGTCCGGCGGGCCGCCGCCGCGCTCGGGCTCGACCCCGCCCGCGTCTCGCCCGGCTACGTGGGGCTCAACCACCTCGGCTGGCTGCGCGGCCTGACGTTCGAGGGGCGCGACGTGCTGCCCCGGCTGCTCGCCGACGACGACCTGCTGGGGCGGGTGGAGGAGGCGCGGCTGTTCGGGCCTGACTGGGTGCGGGCGCTGGGGGCGATGCCGAACGAGTACCTGTACTACTACTACTTCACCCGGGAGGCGGTGGCGGCCGGCTCGGGGCGTACGCGGGGGGAGTCGCTGCTGGAGCAGCAGGACCGCTTCTACGCCGCCGCGCTCGCCCGCCCGGCCGAGGCGACCGCCGCGTGGGCGCGGGCGCGCAGGGAGCGGGACAGCACGTACATGGCCGAGGCCCGCGACACCACGGGCGCCGGCGAACGCTCGGCCGCCGACCTGGAGGCGGGCGGGTACGAGGGCATCGCGCTGGCCCTCATGGCCGCCATCGCCCGCGGCGAGCCCGCCACCATGATCCTCAACGTGCGCAACGGCACGGCGGTGCCGGGGCTGCCGGAGGAGGCCGTCGTGGAGGTCCCCTGCGCGGTGGACGCCGCCGGCGCCCGCCCCCTGGCCGCCGGGCCGCTGCCCGGGCCGTTCCTGGGGCTGATGCAGCAGGTCAAGGCGGTGGAACAGACGGCGATCGAGGCGGCGCTGACGGGGTCGTCCCGGCTGGCGGTGGCGGCGTTCGCGCAGCACCCGCTGGTGGACTCGGTGACGACGGCCCGGCTGCTGCTGGACGGCTACCGCGCGCGCGTCCCCGAGCTGGCGGCCGTCTTCCCCTCCTGA
- a CDS encoding DeoR/GlpR family DNA-binding transcription regulator: MLQRLRHAEIMRRVRTSGATSVRDLASQLGVSPSTIRRDLEALDRDGTLRRVRGGALASAGPGADADADRPFAEVMGTDEQDKEAVAARAARLVADGDVILLDIGTTTMRLARRLRGRRVTVVTSSLAVLDVLRSDPEVELLLLGGMVRRAYHSLVGVLTEAALGQVVADRVFLGASGVRPDGQLVDTTLAEVPLKRAMIAAAGQVVLLVDRHKFPGTGALRVCGPEDIDMIVTNDGADEATLRACAAAGAEVLLA; this comes from the coding sequence GTGCTCCAGCGCCTCCGGCATGCCGAGATCATGCGCCGCGTCCGCACCTCGGGCGCCACGAGCGTGCGCGATCTCGCCAGCCAGCTCGGCGTGAGCCCGTCCACCATCCGCAGGGACCTCGAGGCGCTCGACCGCGACGGCACCCTGCGCCGGGTCAGGGGCGGCGCGCTGGCCAGCGCCGGACCGGGTGCCGACGCCGACGCCGACCGGCCGTTCGCCGAGGTGATGGGCACCGACGAGCAGGACAAGGAGGCGGTGGCCGCCCGCGCCGCGCGGCTCGTCGCCGACGGCGACGTGATCCTGCTCGACATCGGCACGACGACGATGCGGCTGGCCAGGCGGCTGCGCGGGCGCCGGGTCACCGTCGTCACCTCCAGCCTCGCCGTCCTCGACGTGCTGCGCTCCGACCCCGAGGTGGAGCTGCTGCTGCTCGGCGGCATGGTGCGCAGGGCGTACCACTCGCTGGTGGGGGTGCTGACCGAGGCCGCGCTGGGCCAGGTGGTGGCCGACCGGGTGTTCCTGGGCGCGAGCGGGGTGCGCCCGGACGGGCAGCTCGTGGACACCACGCTGGCCGAGGTGCCCCTCAAGCGGGCCATGATCGCGGCGGCCGGGCAGGTGGTGCTGCTGGTGGACCGGCACAAGTTCCCCGGCACGGGCGCGCTGCGGGTGTGCGGGCCCGAGGACATCGACATGATCGTCACCAACGACGGCGCCGACGAGGCCACGCTGCGCGCCTGCGCGGCCGCGGGCGCCGAGGTCCTGCTGGCGTGA
- a CDS encoding PfkB family carbohydrate kinase, whose translation MSVQAYDPLAGERTPEGPQFDVFLAGTVFLDIIFTGLPAMPAAGTEIWAEGMGSCPGGIANLAIATSRLGLRTSLAAAFGDDDYGDFCWRTLERQEAVDLSRSRRFEHWHSPVTVSMAVDRDRSMVTHGHPAPMTASEMIGSPPRSRAVIVSLSAEEPLGEPGSACNWAELAHREGSLIFADVGWDPSGVWSRSVLDQLECCHAFMPNATEAMAYTGAETPRDALYAIADKVPLAVVTDGPNGAMAIDSATGEEAFVPAPRVTALDPTGAGDVFGAGIVLGTLCHWPLADRLAFAGVCAALAVQQFGGSLAAPGWGDIADWWHEVRAAADHSGAYGSALARRYAFLDRLVPSVPVGAVRRAAATIARYADVGMGPAVPGKRADQTVTHPAGETPSGDGDPDAPRAPARKE comes from the coding sequence GTGTCTGTCCAGGCGTACGACCCTCTCGCCGGCGAGCGCACCCCGGAGGGTCCGCAGTTCGACGTCTTCCTGGCCGGGACCGTCTTCCTGGACATCATCTTCACCGGCCTGCCCGCCATGCCCGCCGCCGGCACGGAGATCTGGGCCGAGGGCATGGGCTCGTGTCCCGGCGGCATCGCCAACCTGGCCATCGCGACCAGCCGGCTGGGGCTGCGCACGTCGCTGGCGGCGGCGTTCGGCGACGACGACTACGGCGACTTCTGCTGGCGCACGCTGGAGCGGCAGGAGGCGGTGGACCTGTCCAGGTCCAGGCGGTTCGAGCACTGGCACTCGCCGGTGACGGTCTCCATGGCGGTCGACCGCGACCGCAGCATGGTCACGCACGGCCATCCGGCCCCCATGACGGCCTCCGAGATGATCGGCTCCCCGCCGCGGTCCCGGGCGGTGATCGTGAGCCTGTCGGCGGAGGAGCCGCTGGGCGAGCCCGGCAGCGCGTGCAACTGGGCGGAGCTGGCGCATCGCGAGGGCTCGCTCATCTTCGCCGACGTCGGCTGGGACCCGTCGGGCGTCTGGTCGCGCTCGGTGCTCGACCAGCTCGAGTGCTGCCACGCGTTCATGCCGAACGCGACCGAGGCGATGGCCTACACCGGCGCGGAGACTCCCAGGGACGCGCTGTACGCGATCGCCGACAAGGTGCCGCTGGCCGTGGTGACCGACGGGCCCAACGGCGCCATGGCGATCGACTCGGCGACGGGCGAGGAGGCGTTCGTGCCCGCGCCCAGGGTGACAGCGCTCGACCCGACGGGCGCCGGCGACGTGTTCGGCGCCGGGATCGTGCTCGGCACCCTGTGCCACTGGCCGCTGGCCGACCGGCTGGCGTTCGCCGGGGTGTGCGCGGCGCTGGCGGTGCAGCAGTTCGGCGGCTCGCTGGCCGCGCCCGGGTGGGGCGACATCGCCGACTGGTGGCACGAGGTGCGCGCGGCCGCCGACCACAGCGGCGCGTACGGCAGCGCGCTGGCCCGCCGCTACGCCTTCCTCGACCGGCTGGTGCCGTCCGTCCCGGTGGGAGCCGTGCGCCGTGCCGCCGCCACCATCGCCCGGTACGCCGACGTCGGCATGGGGCCGGCCGTACCGGGGAAGCGGGCGGATCAGACCGTGACCCACCCCGCCGGCGAGACCCCCTCCGGCGACGGGGACCCGGATGCGCCTCGCGCGCCCGCGCGGAAGGAGTGA
- a CDS encoding extracellular solute-binding protein yields MTPHKRQPHEAGAPALTGRRRLGALMAAGVVAVCTAVFAAACAPGSSAPPPSSPRASATAVRTDAAALGNVTLTVWDQEVRGGQAAQMEKLNAAFQAKYPNIKLNRVSRSFDDLNTTLRLALSGNKPPDVVEANNGRSAMGAFVKAGQLRPLDAYAEAYGWKERYPESVLRYSRYSADGKLFGEGNLYGLPQVGEVVGLFYNAARLKALGLEPPETWAEFEAALDKAKTAGEVPLQFGNLDKWPAVHVFGTVQGRSVPPDQIGTLAFGRKGASWNTPENVRAAEQLASWVGKGYFAKGFNGQGYDAAWQAFGKGQGVFLIAGTWLLADLQKALGADLGFMLPPGATAGAAPVATGGTGLPFAITAKSPHPDAAAAYIDFITDAEAMKVLTETGNLPVADTAAQTVAEGPQKDVFTAFGTVTGKDGLVPYLDYATPTFADTLGAALQDLLAGKAAPREFLATLEKDYKTFAESNG; encoded by the coding sequence TTGACCCCCCACAAGCGACAGCCGCACGAGGCCGGAGCGCCGGCCCTGACCGGCCGGAGGCGCCTCGGAGCGCTCATGGCCGCGGGCGTGGTGGCCGTGTGCACGGCGGTGTTCGCGGCCGCGTGCGCGCCCGGCTCCTCCGCCCCTCCCCCGTCCTCCCCCCGGGCGAGCGCCACGGCCGTCCGCACCGACGCCGCCGCGCTCGGGAACGTCACCCTGACCGTCTGGGACCAGGAGGTCCGCGGCGGCCAGGCGGCCCAGATGGAGAAGCTCAACGCCGCCTTCCAGGCCAAGTACCCCAACATCAAGCTGAACCGGGTCTCCCGCTCGTTCGACGACCTGAACACCACGCTGCGCCTGGCGCTGAGCGGCAACAAGCCGCCCGACGTGGTCGAGGCCAACAACGGCCGCTCCGCCATGGGCGCGTTCGTCAAGGCGGGCCAGCTCCGCCCGCTCGACGCCTACGCCGAGGCGTACGGCTGGAAGGAGCGGTACCCGGAGTCGGTGCTGCGGTACTCGCGCTACAGCGCCGACGGCAAGCTCTTCGGCGAGGGCAACCTGTACGGCCTGCCGCAGGTCGGCGAGGTCGTCGGCCTCTTCTACAACGCCGCCAGGCTGAAGGCGCTCGGCCTGGAGCCGCCGGAGACGTGGGCCGAGTTCGAGGCGGCCCTGGACAAGGCGAAGACGGCCGGCGAGGTGCCCCTGCAGTTCGGCAACCTCGACAAGTGGCCGGCCGTGCACGTGTTCGGCACCGTGCAGGGCCGCAGCGTGCCGCCCGACCAGATCGGCACGCTCGCCTTCGGCCGCAAGGGCGCCTCCTGGAACACGCCCGAGAACGTCAGGGCCGCCGAGCAGCTCGCGAGCTGGGTCGGCAAGGGGTACTTCGCCAAGGGCTTCAACGGGCAGGGCTACGACGCGGCGTGGCAGGCGTTCGGCAAGGGCCAGGGCGTCTTCCTGATCGCGGGCACCTGGCTGCTGGCCGACCTGCAGAAGGCGCTCGGCGCGGACCTCGGGTTCATGCTGCCGCCCGGCGCCACGGCCGGGGCCGCGCCGGTGGCGACCGGGGGGACGGGGCTGCCGTTCGCCATCACGGCCAAGAGCCCGCACCCGGACGCGGCGGCGGCGTACATCGACTTCATCACCGACGCCGAGGCGATGAAGGTGCTCACCGAGACCGGCAACCTGCCGGTCGCCGACACCGCCGCCCAGACGGTGGCGGAGGGGCCGCAGAAGGACGTGTTCACCGCGTTCGGGACGGTGACCGGGAAGGACGGGCTGGTGCCGTACCTCGACTACGCCACCCCCACCTTCGCCGACACCCTCGGCGCGGCCCTTCAGGACCTGCTCGCCGGGAAGGCGGCGCCACGGGAGTTCCTCGCCACCCTGGAGAAGGACTACAAGACCTTCGCCGAGAGCAACGGCTGA
- a CDS encoding carbohydrate ABC transporter permease, giving the protein MAAPPGEPRRVAYLYLLPAFAVYAVFLLYPIGRAVQISLYDWDGLSLGTWAGLDNYVAVVADEGLRAAFAHALVLIVFYAAGPLVIGLALAAILNHAKVRGLGFFRTVVFLPQVIAMVVVAVAWRRVYAPDGSLNSLLGALGLDSLTRGWLGDYTFALPAVGVVGTWFETGLVTVLLLAGMSRIPASLYEAARLDGAGAVREFFAVTLPSVRAEIAVALTLTVIAALRTFDLVYVTTRGGPGDSTSVPSYEVYHRAFGLGQVGSAAAIGVTLTVVIFVLSFGINRFADRRLT; this is encoded by the coding sequence ATGGCGGCACCCCCCGGCGAGCCCCGCCGCGTCGCCTACCTATACCTGCTGCCCGCCTTCGCCGTCTACGCGGTGTTCCTGCTGTACCCGATCGGCCGGGCCGTGCAGATCTCCCTGTACGACTGGGACGGCCTGTCGCTCGGCACCTGGGCCGGGCTGGACAACTACGTGGCCGTCGTCGCGGACGAGGGCCTGCGGGCGGCGTTCGCGCACGCCCTGGTCCTCATCGTCTTCTACGCCGCCGGGCCGCTGGTCATCGGGCTGGCGCTGGCCGCGATACTCAACCACGCCAAGGTGCGCGGGCTGGGCTTCTTCCGCACCGTCGTGTTCCTGCCGCAGGTGATCGCCATGGTGGTGGTGGCGGTGGCGTGGCGGCGCGTGTACGCCCCCGACGGCTCGCTCAACTCGCTGCTCGGCGCGCTCGGGCTGGACTCGCTGACGCGCGGCTGGCTGGGCGACTACACGTTCGCGCTGCCCGCGGTGGGGGTGGTCGGCACGTGGTTCGAGACGGGGCTGGTGACGGTGCTGCTGCTGGCCGGGATGAGCCGCATCCCGGCGTCGCTGTACGAGGCGGCGCGGCTCGACGGGGCCGGGGCGGTACGGGAGTTCTTCGCGGTCACGCTGCCTTCGGTGCGCGCGGAGATCGCGGTGGCGCTGACGCTGACGGTGATCGCCGCGCTGCGCACGTTCGACCTGGTGTACGTCACCACGCGCGGCGGGCCGGGCGACTCCACCTCGGTGCCGTCGTACGAGGTCTACCACCGGGCCTTCGGGCTGGGACAGGTCGGGTCGGCGGCGGCGATCGGGGTCACGCTCACCGTGGTGATCTTCGTGCTCTCGTTCGGGATCAACCGCTTCGCCGACAGGAGGCTCACGTGA
- a CDS encoding carbohydrate ABC transporter permease, translating to MISRGERVANYVILSVFAAFALYPIVVILAAALGPADSSGTAGLANFAAAWEIGRFGSYLRTSLAVSVFVVVVSVVLSIMSGYAFGTMRFRGRSVLFYLFMLGIMMPSEAVAVPLYFDLRSLGLIDTFWSISLPQVALSVAFGTFWMRAYFLASNRAIVEAARLDGASSWRILWQVLLPAARPAVVTLTVLVFMWTWNEFLIPLIMVTSESLRTAPLGLAFFQGQYTSGFTLLAAGSVIVATPVVIFYLFLQRHFVRGLLQGAVRE from the coding sequence GTGATCTCGCGTGGGGAGCGGGTGGCCAACTACGTCATCCTGTCGGTGTTCGCCGCCTTCGCCCTCTACCCGATCGTGGTGATCCTGGCGGCCGCGCTCGGCCCGGCCGACAGCAGCGGCACCGCCGGCCTGGCGAACTTCGCCGCCGCCTGGGAGATCGGCCGGTTCGGCTCCTACCTGCGCACCAGCCTGGCCGTGTCGGTGTTCGTCGTGGTCGTCAGCGTGGTGCTGTCCATCATGAGCGGGTACGCGTTCGGCACGATGCGCTTCCGAGGCCGGTCCGTGCTGTTCTACCTGTTCATGCTCGGGATCATGATGCCGAGCGAGGCCGTGGCGGTCCCGCTCTACTTCGACCTGCGTTCGCTCGGGCTGATCGACACGTTCTGGTCCATCTCGCTGCCGCAGGTGGCGCTGTCGGTGGCGTTCGGCACGTTCTGGATGCGGGCGTACTTCCTGGCCTCGAACCGGGCGATCGTCGAGGCGGCCCGCCTCGACGGCGCGTCGAGCTGGCGCATCCTGTGGCAGGTGCTGCTGCCGGCGGCGCGGCCCGCGGTGGTCACGCTGACCGTGCTCGTGTTCATGTGGACGTGGAACGAGTTCCTCATCCCGCTGATCATGGTGACCAGCGAGTCGTTGCGTACGGCGCCGCTGGGGCTGGCCTTCTTCCAGGGGCAGTACACCTCCGGGTTCACCCTGCTGGCGGCCGGTTCCGTCATCGTGGCCACGCCTGTCGTGATCTTCTACCTGTTCCTCCAGCGCCATTTCGTCCGCGGGCTCCTCCAGGGGGCGGTCCGCGAGTAA